The Oryzias melastigma strain HK-1 unplaced genomic scaffold, ASM292280v2 sc00566, whole genome shotgun sequence genomic sequence CTCTTTGGAAGTGGAGAAAGCTAAGGCAAAGCTCAGACCATTGAATGCATTGCTCAAAGAACCTGAAAGTGAGACACTCACATTTGCACAGCTTTTAGCTAAATGCAGCTTAACTCTGACAGAGTACAAGAGGTGCTTACACTTAATGAAGACCTCCAGTACAGTGATTTTGAAGCGTGATCCCAAAGACTGCTGGGTAAACGCATACAATCCACATGTTTTACAAGCTTTCGATAGCAACATGGACctatcatttattttgaatgcCTACTCTGTCATCATGTACCTCACGTCCTACATCACAAAGCAAGAGCACGGACTTTCAGAGTACCTCAAAACCGTCATTGAGAACTCCAGCTCCAATAGCACAAACCAGGCTGACGACATGAAAGAAGTAATGCAGGCTTACTCCAAAAAACGAGAGATTAGCGCTCAGGAATGCGTCACTCGTCTGTGTGGACTTCCCATGAAAAAGTCCTCCAGAGGGATCGTCTTCGTTCCAACAGATGACAACGCCGTGAAAATGAGTCGCCCAATTTCACAATTGGAAGACATGACGTCTGAAAGTGAAGAAGTCTGGATGAGGTCTCTGGCAGACAAATACAAGTGCAGACCGGAAACTACGGAGTTTGAGAACATGTGTATGGCTGACTTTGCTGCCACATGCAGATTAGTTTACGGACAAGAAAGAAAAGCCAAAGGTGTTTTGCCTCTTCTGAACGGGATGGGATTTGTCAAAAGACGCAATAAAGACAAACCAGCTGTCATACGTTTCTACCGTCcgtctgagaaaaaaaatcctgaacaGTTTTTCCAGACACAGCTGAAATTGTACCTTCCGTACAGATCTGAAGACGACCTTAAAAGACCTCACTTACCTACATACCAGTCCTTCTACCACTCTGGCTATGTGCACCTACGTGGTTCTGAATATGCTGAGTCCGTTCAAGCCATTGTCAGACAAAACCAGGacaaatatgagaaaaacagcaaaaacgtTGAACAAGCCATTGAAGAGTATGAGCAAAACAGAGACTCCATCGACGAATGGTGCAACTTGGCACCGGAATCAGAGCTAGTCAGACTGCAGTGTGTCAGTGAACTTCAAAGGGATGAGCACATTGatgaaaatgaacaagaaaacGTTCCAGAATACAGTCGTCAAGCCAATTCCTCAACGGAAATTAGAGCTATCAGAGAAGCCCCCCTGATCGACCACAGCGCACAACGGCAAATGTACCAAAGCTTAAACCAACAGCAAGCCTGCGTGTTCTTTGCAGTCAGAGACTGGTGCATAAAGCGTGTCAATGGCTTTAATCCCCAACAGTTTCTTTACTATGTCAACGGTGGTGCGGGAACAGGCAAGTCTCATCTCATTAAATCCATTCACGCACAGGCAAGTAACATTCTGCGCAGATCACCGAGAAATGCAGAAGAGCACGATGTATCTGGGCCAAGTGTTCTCCTGACATCCTTTACAGGCACAGCTGCTTTTCAGATATCTGGGACAACTCTTCACAGTCTTCTTAGACTTCCCAGAATTCTTAAACCACCAATTCAGGGACTCGGAAACCTTCTTGATGAAGTCAGAGCAGAGCTTTTGAATGCGGAAATTATCATTATTGATGAGGTGTCCATGGTTTCCAAAGTGCTGTTTTCTTATGTTGATGCGCGTCTAAAACAGATCAAAGGTAGTCAGAAACCTTTTGGAGGCATGTCCGTGTTAGCGGTTGGCGACTTCTATCAACTTCCACCTGTCAGACAGTCTAAGCCCCTGTGTGTGCCCGAGCAGTTACAAGCTGATCTGTGGAATGAACACTTTCAGATGGTGACTCTCACTGAGATCATGCGGCAGAAAGATGATGTTGCCTTTGCCGAAATGCTAAACAGAATTCGTGTTAAAGATAAGTCAGAGGAACTATCACAGGAAGACAGAGCTTTGCTTACTCAGGCCGTCACTCAACCAGCTCTTTGTCCCATTGATGCATTGCATATATTTGCAACTAATAAACAAGTCAACGATCACAACTCTTCAACTCTGTCAAAGCTACATGCGAACATTATCGCTTTGCCTGCACATGACTACAAAAAGGACCTGACAACTGGTAGAATGACACGCCAAGACCAACCAATGAAGGGAAACAGCAACGACTTGTTGGACACAATCTCAGTGGCTGAAGGAGCTCGACTCATGCTTACCAGAAACATCGATATACGAAAAGGTTTGGTAAATGGAGCCTTCGGAGAACTCGTAAGTGCCATAGCTTCAGACAGAGACCAGCATGTCATGAAACTTGCTTTGAAAATGGACAATTCATCTCGTGTGAACGCAGAACAACCTGACAATGTGGTGTACTTGGAAAGAGTAGAAGAAAACCTGAAACAGAAAGGCATGATTCGTAGACAGTTTCCTGTTAAACTAGCTTACGCATGTACGATTCACAAAGTCCAAGGTATGACTACTCAAAAAGCCGTAGTGTCATTGAAAAGAGTTTTTGAGAGTGGCATGTCTTATGTAGCTATCAGCAGAGTGACCTCCCTCAGTGGATTGCACCTCTTAGACTTTGATGAATCCAAAATTTATGCTAATCAAGAAATCACTGCTGGACtggataaaatgaaaacaatggaTTTTACACAGCTGATGCCTTTGCTGCATTTACAAGACCATGTTGATCGGTCAAACACCATGACTGTTGTCCATCATAACAGTGAAGGACTCCCGGCTCACATTGGAGACATCAAAAGCCACCATGAATTTCGTCTTGCtgacattttgtgtttaaccgAAACCCACCTACAAGGCACCTCTGTTGGACACAGCATTCTGCTTGAAGGATACAACATGTTCTACAGGAACCGGCATCAGTCGTACACCAACTTCCCACAGCTGGCCAAGAAAGGTGGTGGAGGTGTGGCAGTTTACGTTAGAGACAACATTCAAGTCACTGAAAAACGTTATCTTCATAATGTGACTGACCTTGAATTTGTGGCTCTAAAGGTTGAAACTCCTGTCAGTGCTCTTATTGTCGCTGTGTACAGACCTCCAGACTACAATGTCACACCTTTTCTAAGGAATCTGAACAGTCTTTTAGACTCACTTGAAATTTTAGACACTCATCCAATCATCATCTGTGGAGATTTTAATGAAAACGCTTTAAGTGACACAAATGGACCAATTTTGCAACTTCTTCAAACAAGAAAGTATGCACAACTCATCACCAATGCAAccactgataaaaacacactgCTGGACTTGATATTTATCTCACAACCAGAAAGATGTCTGCATTCAGGTGTAATGAAAACGTACTACAGTTACCATGATCCTGTTTATTGCATATTTTCCTAAGATACTGCCAGGATTATAGACACCATGGACATGTAATGTTTTCTTTCCACAGCCATAACATCTCTGTTATTTGACTCA encodes the following:
- the LOC112141313 gene encoding uncharacterized protein LOC112141313 is translated as MPPLAVANNLQLADIPEDLCNLNILERHLIAKCIPFAKIVPLPKGRQHSIRGNVVCVPSEVQETVDTLPRIRSQSQVLRVKLKRRLCYKGHQLFQSVTWSKLMKALHKLKQIHPQYQDISIRDEPEVCDPTLVDEVSDDDQESAQPHVSQKTLCETNAFSNEQNVPETEHVNTDQTTNDTIETQAQVDNDEQEGDLPNGGLALESCLQPPNVAEDILSFTEGIYSVAPAERNSPVGFFKTPHLEAISFPVQFPTGQNTLDSQRPIKLTPSQYFKSRMFSVDDRFAKDINYLFFAQFVTEINLATSSMTIQLRKGKPFTRDGRRITSRMLRDKEEVEKLIKNRDAIRFMQPLRGTPAYWEKTTKDLFAMIRQLGNPTWFLTVSAAEMRWPEVIQAIKRQQGEEVNFEALNWTEKTDILRSNPVTTMRMFEKRVEALFRDLILSAAQILGRVIDFFFRVEYQNRGSPHIHCLLWVDGAPVFDKDDDQTVCSFISKYISAQLPNPTTQPELYKTVKEVQTHSRNHPKACFKYPGADCRFGFPKPPSDQTMITRPDENSEDSLEVEKAKAKLRPLNALLKEPESETLTFAQLLAKCSLTLTEYKRCLHLMKTSSTVILKRDPKDCWVNAYNPHVLQAFDSNMDLSFILNAYSVIMYLTSYITKQEHGLSEYLKTVIENSSSNSTNQADDMKEVMQAYSKKREISAQECVTRLCGLPMKKSSRGIVFVPTDDNAVKMSRPISQLEDMTSESEEVWMRSLADKYKCRPETTEFENMCMADFAATCRLVYGQERKAKGVLPLLNGMGFVKRRNKDKPAVIRFYRPSEKKNPEQFFQTQLKLYLPYRSEDDLKRPHLPTYQSFYHSGYVHLRGSEYAESVQAIVRQNQDKYEKNSKNVEQAIEEYEQNRDSIDEWCNLAPESELVRLQCVSELQRDEHIDENEQENVPEYSRQANSSTEIRAIREAPLIDHSAQRQMYQSLNQQQACVFFAVRDWCIKRVNGFNPQQFLYYVNGGAGTGKSHLIKSIHAQASNILRRSPRNAEEHDVSGPSVLLTSFTGTAAFQISGTTLHSLLRLPRILKPPIQGLGNLLDEVRAELLNAEIIIIDEVSMVSKVLFSYVDARLKQIKGSQKPFGGMSVLAVGDFYQLPPVRQSKPLCVPEQLQADLWNEHFQMVTLTEIMRQKDDVAFAEMLNRIRVKDKSEELSQEDRALLTQAVTQPALCPIDALHIFATNKQVNDHNSSTLSKLHANIIALPAHDYKKDLTTGRMTRQDQPMKGNSNDLLDTISVAEGARLMLTRNIDIRKGLVNGAFGELVSAIASDRDQHVMKLALKMDNSSRVNAEQPDNVVYLERVEENLKQKGMIRRQFPVKLAYACTIHKVQGMTTQKAVVSLKRVFESGMSYVAISRVTSLSGLHLLDFDESKIYANQEITAGLDKMKTMDFTQLMPLLHLQDHVDRSNTMTVVHHNSEGLPAHIGDIKSHHEFRLADILCLTETHLQGTSVGHSILLEGYNMFYRNRHQSYTNFPQLAKKGGGGVAVYVRDNIQVTEKRYLHNVTDLEFVALKVETPVSALIVAVYRPPDYNVTPFLRNLNSLLDSLEILDTHPIIICGDFNENALSDTNGPILQLLQTRKYAQLITNATTDKNTLLDLIFISQPERCLHSGVMKTYYSYHDPVYCIFS